One region of Dysidea avara chromosome 1, odDysAvar1.4, whole genome shotgun sequence genomic DNA includes:
- the LOC136268055 gene encoding uncharacterized protein: protein MIFFLATLPNETFVILSSIFKKYLNGEFGYQNVPRSKKGIKSSLDLKGSTFKPFRALDISTIHELLLKIEDETMTIKEAMMQCGDIKKLHKIQQAFVKGMELDTWEKAVEVYPQFATAEKLEPFKHLNFSKAELPPQFLNYCQYIKTPGNVSDINTDKLFSFNYLDCTSIFWKNSVSNISVNAIDTIFTTTTVRFTGFTLAVLDYAQSNDTDTDQMLDEIKTSMRIVRGVNYSVGKQHFTVIVLCYLSQLSTFSAALNDVYDETQMAM from the exons ATGATTTTCTTTCTTGCTACTCTACCAAATGAAACCTTTGTTATATTATCAAGCATTTTTAAGAAATACTTGAATGGAGAATTTGGCTACCAAAATGTGCCCAGAAGTAAAAAAGGTATAAAGTCTAGTCTTGATTTAAAAGGATCTACTTTCAAACCTTTTCGAGCATTAGACATTTCCACCATCCATGAGCTATTATTAAAAATAGAAGACGAGACAATGACAATAAAGGAAGCAATGATGCAGTGTGGTGACATAAAAAAGCTGCACAAGATACAGCAAGCATTCGTTAAAGGAATGGAATTGGATACGTGGGAGAAGGCTGTTGAGGTATATCCTCAATTTGCGACGGCCGAGAAGCTTGAACCATTTAAGCATCTAAATTTTTCAAAGGCTGAACTACCTCCTCAGTTTCTCAACTATTGCCAATATATTAAGACTCCTGGTAATGTTAGTGATATCAATACAGACAAGTTATTTTCATTTAACTACTTGGATTGCACCAGCATATTTTGGAAGAACAGCGTTTCAAACATTTCCGTTAATGCCATTGACACTATATTTACAACTACAACGGTTAGGTTCACAGGATTTACTCTAGCTGTACTGGATTATGCTCAATCAAATGATACAGACACTGACCAG ATGCTGGATGAGATTAAAACTTCAATGAGGATAGTGCGTGGAGTAAATTACAGCGTTGGGAAGCAACACTTTACAGTAATAGTACTTTGCTATCTCTCACAGCTTAGCACCTTTTCAGCTGCCCTAAATGATGTTTATGATGAAACTCAGATGGCT ATGTAA